Proteins encoded in a region of the Flavobacteriaceae bacterium HL-DH10 genome:
- a CDS encoding RecQ family ATP-dependent DNA helicase: protein MEHPINILERYWKFTAFKPNQEAIINAVLEGEDTFALLPTGGGKSLCFQIPALAKKGICIVISPLIALMKDQVESLNNKGIKAMALTSGITYSQLDTLLDNCIYGNYKFLYLSPERLQQELVQERIRQMNVNLIAVDEAHCISQWGSDFRPAYKNIVLLRQLQPTVNVIALTASAKPDVVNDIVKELDFIQPKIFKHSFYRPNLGYMVFHENDKHYRLETILKKYKASSIVYVRNRKSTIEISSFLESKNISATFYHGGLANNDKDSNMDAWIHNQKQVMVATNAFGMGIDKPDVKTVIHLNLPESIESYFQEAGRVGRNGDKAFAVILKNNSDEILVKNQFLKVLPNVDLVKQVYRKLCNYFQISYGEGEYLTFDFDFNTFCKTYNFASILCYNALLLLDRNSIITLSKQFKNKISVQFITSNASLFNYLETHQDYNIIVKSILRMYGGIFDHDTTINLFKIVERASVKENIVINTLQQLEKDGIITLHLSKTDAQVTFIQPREDDKTINRIASIIEQQNELKQQQVKAMLDYVENDSVCKSMQLLAYFGEKDMKPCGICSVCISSKKSIKPQNISTLKNRIIELLENGDLSSRAISANINATEEDIKKVLKLLLEHNIVSITQTNTYKLSHL from the coding sequence TTGGAACATCCCATTAACATATTAGAACGCTACTGGAAATTTACAGCATTTAAGCCTAACCAAGAGGCTATTATTAATGCTGTACTTGAAGGCGAAGACACATTTGCATTGCTACCTACTGGAGGCGGAAAATCGTTATGCTTTCAAATCCCTGCGCTAGCCAAAAAAGGAATTTGCATTGTTATATCACCTCTTATTGCTTTAATGAAAGACCAAGTAGAATCCCTTAACAACAAAGGGATTAAAGCTATGGCCTTAACCAGTGGTATTACATATAGTCAATTAGATACGCTTTTAGATAATTGCATTTACGGAAATTATAAATTTTTATACCTCTCGCCCGAACGTTTACAACAAGAGCTAGTACAAGAACGTATTAGGCAAATGAACGTTAATTTAATAGCTGTAGATGAAGCCCATTGTATCTCGCAATGGGGAAGTGATTTTAGACCCGCTTATAAAAACATTGTACTATTACGCCAATTACAACCTACGGTTAATGTTATTGCGTTAACGGCTTCAGCAAAGCCTGATGTTGTAAATGATATTGTTAAAGAACTCGATTTTATTCAGCCTAAAATATTTAAACACTCCTTTTACAGACCCAATTTGGGCTATATGGTTTTTCATGAAAACGATAAGCATTACAGACTTGAAACTATTTTAAAAAAATACAAGGCATCTTCTATTGTTTATGTTAGAAACAGAAAATCTACCATAGAAATCAGTTCGTTTTTAGAATCTAAAAATATATCTGCAACCTTTTATCATGGCGGACTAGCAAACAATGATAAAGACAGTAATATGGATGCTTGGATTCATAACCAAAAACAAGTTATGGTAGCTACCAATGCCTTTGGAATGGGCATTGATAAACCCGATGTTAAAACTGTTATCCATTTAAATTTACCAGAAAGTATAGAAAGCTACTTTCAAGAAGCTGGTCGTGTAGGGCGAAATGGCGATAAAGCTTTTGCTGTTATTCTAAAAAATAATAGCGATGAAATTTTAGTTAAAAACCAGTTTTTAAAGGTGTTACCCAATGTAGATTTGGTTAAACAAGTGTATAGAAAACTGTGTAATTATTTTCAAATATCCTATGGTGAAGGTGAATATTTAACATTTGATTTTGACTTTAATACTTTTTGCAAAACCTATAATTTCGCAAGTATTTTATGCTACAATGCCTTACTTTTACTAGATAGAAATAGTATTATTACACTTTCTAAACAATTTAAAAATAAAATATCTGTTCAATTTATTACATCAAATGCTTCGCTTTTTAATTATTTAGAAACACACCAAGATTACAACATAATAGTAAAATCGATACTTCGAATGTATGGTGGTATTTTTGATCATGACACTACCATTAACCTTTTTAAAATAGTAGAAAGAGCATCGGTAAAAGAAAATATTGTAATTAATACGTTGCAACAATTAGAAAAAGATGGGATAATAACGCTTCATTTATCTAAAACAGATGCACAAGTTACATTTATACAACCTCGAGAAGATGATAAAACCATCAACAGAATAGCTTCAATTATCGAGCAGCAAAATGAATTAAAACAGCAGCAAGTTAAAGCTATGCTTGATTATGTTGAGAATGATTCGGTTTGTAAAAGTATGCAACTACTCGCTTATTTTGGTGAAAAAGACATGAAACCATGTGGCATTTGCTCGGTTTGTATCAGTTCAAAAAAAAGTATTAAACCTCAAAATATAAGCACACTAAAAAATCGTATTATAGAATTATTAGAAAATGGCGATTTATCATCTCGAGCAATCAGCGCTAATATTAATGCAACAGAAGAAGATATTAAAAAAGTTTTAAAACTGTTGTTAGAACATAATATCGTTTCTATCACACAAACAAACACATATAAATTAAGTCATTTATAA